The Pantoea vagans genome contains the following window.
CGGAGAGACACTGGTGTTGATCAAGTTAGTTACCATGTTCCCTAAAACCATCAGGGAAAGGTCGGTTGGCGCTTTGTCTTTTTCAAGAATCTGCGCCATCTGCGCGAGAAGCTTCTCTACGCGCTCGTCGCTGTAACGGGATGATTGTGGCATATCGTCGACTAATCAAGTGTGAAAAGGCGGTATATTACCGTAACAACGCACTTTTTTCCGCAATTTTATCGCAAGCAGAACGATCAGTTTGTGCGTGCAGTTGAAAGCAGCGGCAGGCGGTGTTTGAATACGCGGCTGAGCCTAAAGGAGAGTCTACCATGAGTCTGGATATCGACCAGATTGCCCTGCATCAGTTAGTTAAACGTGATGAAAACCAGCTGGAGCTGGTCCTGCGCGATACCTTGCTGCCGACGACCCGTGCGGTGGAAGAGATGGCGGAAGAGTTGCACCGGGTTTACAGCGCGAAGAGTAAAGCCTATGGCTTGTTCAACGAAGAGAGTGAGTTAGCCGATGCGCTGCGCAACTGCCGCAAAGGGGAAGATGACTTTCTGGCTTTCAGCCGTGCGGCGACCGGTCGTCTGCGTGACGAACTGGGCAAGTATCCGTTTGCCGAAAGTGGCGTGGTGCTGTTTTTACACTATCGCTATCTGGCGGTGGAGTATCTGCTGGTGGCGATGTTGAGCAGCCAGTCGAGCATGCGTGTGAACGAGCAGTTGGATATCAGCAGCACCCATTATCTCGACATCAATCACGCTGACATTGTGGCACGTATCGATCTCACTGAATGGGAAACCAATCCTGAATCGACGCGCTATCTGACTTTCCTGCGCGGCCGCGTGGGGCGCAAAGTGGCAGACTTCTTCATGGATTTCCTCGGCGCCAGTGTCGGTCTTGATACGAAAGCGCAAAACCGCGGTTTACTGCAGGCGGTGGATGATTACTGTGCGGAGTCGAATCTCGATAAAAACGAACGCCAGAATTATCGTCAGCAGGTTTACAGCTACTGCAACGATCAATTGCAGGCGGGTGAAGAGATCGCGCTGGAGGATCTTTCCAGTGAACTTCCGCCATTGGGCGAGAAAACCTTCCAGGCCTTTACGCAGGAACAAGGTTACGAGTTGGAGGAACACTTCCCGGCGGACCGCAGCACACTGCGTCAGCTCACCAAATTTGCCGGGAGCGGCGGGGGCATGACCCTGAATTTTGATGCGATGCTGCTGGGTGAGCGCATTTTCTGGGATCCCGCTACCGATACCTTGACCATCAAAGGTACGCCGCCGAATCTGCGCGATCAGTTGCAGCGTCGAACCGGCGGCAACTGAATTTTGACATAAAAAAAACGCCGCAGATGCGGCGTTCTCTTTTCAACTCGTTGGCGATTAAGCGCGAACGAAGTCGATGTGGTGCAGTTTTGGCTTGAACGGGTGACGTTGCACCGCCTGAGCTTTAACTTTGATTTCTTTACCATCAACAACGATGGTCAGCACGTCGGTGTAGAACTCAGGCTTAGCCTGCAGGTTCATCACAACGTCGTGGTCCAGTTCGATAGCAACTGGTGCTTCGTTTCCGCCATAGATGATGGCTGGGAATTTATTTGCTACACGCAGACGGCGGCTCGCACCCTTACCCTGCTCTTTACGTACTTCAGCGTTGAAAGTGGTCATTCTTGTATCTCTTCAATAGTTCCTGCTACAGGCGACCCAGCAACAGGACGGTTATTCAAACGCTTTTACGGATGCAAAAGCGGGCGGGATTATAGCCATATTCAGAGGGCGGGGCAAATGATTCTGCCGCTTAACGCAATTCATTGGCACGGCGATAGCGGCCCTGATAATCAAACATCTTTTCGCGAATTTGCCAAAAATGACCTTTGGCGCGCGCCACCACAAAATCGGGATGACGCAAAAGAGGTTGTAAAGCGATGACATCGGCAGCGGTTTGCCAGCCCAACTCAACGCCGGGCGCGCGCTGATGTGGGCGCATAAACAATTGCTCAAAGGCTTTACGTTGTGCTGGCGTTTGCAGACGAAATCGTTCGCTAACGCTGGTGCCATCCTCATCGAAATAGGTGGCTTTAAGCCATTCCCCTTTCTCGTCGCGGCCTTGTTCCAGCGCCATGCCACCACAGCGCAATACACGGGCATCTTTCAGTTTTAATGCCGCTTTGAGCATATCGTCGGGATCCACCATGATGCGGTCACACTGATGGCAGCGGCGGGCGGCAATATCATTCTCTGCTCCGCAATCCGGGCAGCTTTTAAAACGAAAACGGTAATCACACTGCTCACGGTTTCCCTCGTCATCCTCCAGCACACCCTGACAGCGGCGACCAAAATGTTCGATGACATGGCCATCCTCGGTGGCTTTTCCCCAGAAAGTATTGGCGAATCCGCAGGAAGGGCAGAATACCTGTACCGGTTGATTGTCGCTGGCACCTTTTGGCGTGCCGACTTCAG
Protein-coding sequences here:
- a CDS encoding YejL family protein; amino-acid sequence: MPQSSRYSDERVEKLLAQMAQILEKDKAPTDLSLMVLGNMVTNLINTSVSPAQRRSLAKSFAEALQSSVRDDNAH
- the yejK gene encoding nucleoid-associated protein YejK is translated as MSLDIDQIALHQLVKRDENQLELVLRDTLLPTTRAVEEMAEELHRVYSAKSKAYGLFNEESELADALRNCRKGEDDFLAFSRAATGRLRDELGKYPFAESGVVLFLHYRYLAVEYLLVAMLSSQSSMRVNEQLDISSTHYLDINHADIVARIDLTEWETNPESTRYLTFLRGRVGRKVADFFMDFLGASVGLDTKAQNRGLLQAVDDYCAESNLDKNERQNYRQQVYSYCNDQLQAGEEIALEDLSSELPPLGEKTFQAFTQEQGYELEEHFPADRSTLRQLTKFAGSGGGMTLNFDAMLLGERIFWDPATDTLTIKGTPPNLRDQLQRRTGGN
- the rplY gene encoding 50S ribosomal protein L25, with translation MTTFNAEVRKEQGKGASRRLRVANKFPAIIYGGNEAPVAIELDHDVVMNLQAKPEFYTDVLTIVVDGKEIKVKAQAVQRHPFKPKLHHIDFVRA